GCAAGATGCATCTCGGTATCAGGTAACCTTGAAAATAAAGTCTTGTTACTCACATTCTGGAGGGTGCATGACAcacccaaggccacacagagaGGTTGAGgcgaggaagagagaaagaatgagagtAAGAGAGGGCAGCGTGGTTCTGCTTTTATTGTGATCAAGGGTGAGGCGCCTACAGTAAATTATTATTGgttaatttaaaacataagagcAGGAATTATTCAATTCAGAAAGGGAAAAGTAGGGTCAATCAAGCTGGCAGTTACTTATATCATTCAGGGCTTTCTCAAAGGGGAATTTCATGGATAAGACAGCCCAGCTACTTATCTAATTGTTTAGCTAGAAATATGTTTATTTGAGATGTGTATCTTTGAAATCTATTGTCTCAGCAATGAAAAGGTTAATATCAGAACTTACATAACAATTTAAAAAGCTGATCATTATGCACTTACATTACAATGTGAATATAGGTAGGTGTGGTCTTGACCTGATGGGAAGATGAATCTGTGTTTATAAttttagacaaagaaaatgaCTCACATATCATGTATTAAATTCTCCTAGATGATAGCATTGCAAATAAAAAGTATTGATTTTATACCCAGGTAACAAAGATGGACCCCATGGAGAAACACAATCATACTGCCAAGCACAAGGTGACTGAATTTGTTCTCACGGGGCTCACAGACAGCCCTGAGCTGCAGGCGCCTCTCTTTGGAATCTTCCTGGTCATCTACTTGGTCACAGTGACAGGCAATCTGGGCATGATTATCCTGACCCATTTGGACTCCAAGCTACACACTCCTATGTACTTTTTCCTTAGACATTTGTCAATTACTGATCTTGGTTACTCCACTGTTATTGGCCCAAAAATGATGGTCAACTTTTTGGTGCACAAAAATACGATTTCCTACAATTGGTGTGCCACCCAACTGGCgttctttgagatttttattatCACTGAACTCTTCATTCTATCAGCAATGGCTTATGACCGCTATGTAGCCATCTGCAAACCTCTTCTCTACGTGGTCATCATGGCACAGAAAGTGTGTTGGGGGCTGGTGCTCCCTCCCTACCTCTACAGCATCTTCGTGTCACTATTTCTCAccattaaatcatttaaattgtCCTTCTGTGGCTCTAATGTCATCACTTATTTTTACTGTGACTCTGTCCCCCTAATATCACTGCTCTGCTCTGACACACATGAGTTAGAATTGATCATCTTGATCTTTTCAGGCTGCAATTTGCTCTGTTCCCTCTTGATGGTTCTTGTGTCCTACATGTTCATTCTCTTGGCCATTCTCAGAATGAACTCAATTAGGGGGAGGTACAAAGCCTTCTCTACCTGCAGTTCCCATCTGACTGTGGTGGTCATGTTCTATGGAACATTACTGTTTATGTACCTGCAACCCAAATCCAGCCATGCCTTTGCTGTTGATAAAATGGCCTCTGTGTTTTACACTCTGGTGATCCCCATGCTCAATCCGTTGATCTATGGTCTaagaaacaaagaagtaaaagatGCTCTGAGGAGAACTTTTACTAATCGATGCAAAATTCCCAACTAATATCTTAATACAAGTTGAAAATGTGGgttcaaaatcattttataatgcTCTGTCAGTCCAATGAAAGCAtcaaaaatacaaatgtttaCCATATTGTTTCATCTTTTTCAGGATAAAATGCTTCCTTTCATATATCCCAGTACTCTTTTCCACTTCACCTGAATAAACATGGTAGTCAGATGATTAAGTCTCAAGTGATTTTCAAGATCATATTGGAATctatattatttagaaataaggaaaatcaTATCAAATTTTTggtcaaattcagacttgaagaggttaaaaaagcatttattagTAAAAATGGAGTACAATGGAATAAAAATTAGTGATATATATGTTCAAGCAGGCACTATACTAAAAGTAAAGAATACTAAACCATGAATAACATGTAGATTAGACAAGAGGCAAGAAAGTGAATAAGCTTATGATTTTAACAGAACAAGTTATTTCAAGAACATATGcaatatagaaaataaagtatgCCTCTCAGAATTAAATCAGTCCGATTGAGTTAATATCTTCTATCTCAAAGATACAGTGTGGATTTTGGAAGATATTTAAATTA
This sequence is a window from Odocoileus virginianus isolate 20LAN1187 ecotype Illinois chromosome 10, Ovbor_1.2, whole genome shotgun sequence. Protein-coding genes within it:
- the LOC110144568 gene encoding olfactory receptor 8K1-like — translated: MDPMEKHNHTAKHKVTEFVLTGLTDSPELQAPLFGIFLVIYLVTVTGNLGMIILTHLDSKLHTPMYFFLRHLSITDLGYSTVIGPKMMVNFLVHKNTISYNWCATQLAFFEIFIITELFILSAMAYDRYVAICKPLLYVVIMAQKVCWGLVLPPYLYSIFVSLFLTIKSFKLSFCGSNVITYFYCDSVPLISLLCSDTHELELIILIFSGCNLLCSLLMVLVSYMFILLAILRMNSIRGRYKAFSTCSSHLTVVVMFYGTLLFMYLQPKSSHAFAVDKMASVFYTLVIPMLNPLIYGLRNKEVKDALRRTFTNRCKIFSLAFHMMCSAYKLKRMIIRSLVVLLPQHWSSQLFRVRF